atcttaaaaaaaaaagatcctatggcatttatagaaataggattattttactcaaatgtgactgagacctttatctacctaaactataaagggtaacaggacttttttctctaattacatctgtttcacaagtgtaatttattgtattttaataagagatctcgctcccgtttgcattgttaaaagttactgcataagaattctgttgttacatatatctgaaagttactgaatacatattctgttttgttacatatatctgaaagttactgaatacatattctgtgttgttacatatatctgaaagttactgaatacatattctgttttgttacatatatctgaaagttactgaatagatattctgttttgttacatatatctgaaagttactgaatacatattctgttttgttacatatatctgaaagttactgaatacatattctgttttgttacatatatctgaaagttactgaatacatattctgttttgttacatatatctgaaagttactgaatagatattctgttttgttacatatatctgaaagttactgaatacatattctgtcttgttaaatatatctgaaagttactgcataagaattctgttttgttaactatatctaagttacaacggaaagctcttatttttgccccaaagagtgaataaatgctataatgccatttaaaatgcagtttctactgtttctatcaaattgcaacccccctcccccaagatcaggtggaggggtcctcagggtagatcaaaaatacgcagggggtccaggaccccaaaaaggtggagaaccactgtgaTAGAGCACACGGGGGTTTTATCTTCCACGGTTGCACACGGAGGGATGACAGCGGAAGACATTTGTGCTGCAGCTTCTTGGTCGTCCCCCTGTTCTTTTGTTCGTATTTATTTGCGGGATGTCTCCTGTTTTCCTCTGACTCACTCTACTGGGCAGCGGtgtcgtagtggggggggggacctaccagggcccagaaagggggggggcgctCGGGAAACCTGGAATTAGAAGTTTGTTTAGGTTTGcatatttttatttctaactaattgagggacttaaagaaaatagtggaggctctctgaggcccctctctggGGCCCCTCTGACcctttacaaaaggtgcaaaatagtttagtccgcccctcaccagcatctctcagtgcagctcttctggtcctgtcgcgagtgactgctggtacaagcacaagcacagagtcatgtctttcccaaagaaagcaaaatctggcttccagaaaagaaaaggaaagggagaggggaaaaacaactgttgagtagtttcttccaaaagaaaggtgagcgaGGAGCTTTTAAGGGAAAGatggctagctaactagctaaagaggaacgcTATGATAGGGAAatggggcccacagagactgcttatgtatagggcccagaagtTTTGTGCTACACTCCTGGTACTGGATGTTCCGTCTGATTGATATGGGCAGATTCGGTTGTGCGCTGAGAGCTGTCTTCCTCCCCTCCTTTGCTCCTCGCTGGAGTGGGGATTGGGAAATGCACATGCATGGCACGCCAGACTGACACGGACCCTCACTTGGAGTATGAATGGAACCATGTGCACATCCGCGGGACCGGTGCAAGTCTACAGCTGCTCGCGGACGCAGAAAGTATGTCCGGGGCCTTTATTTGTTCCCAGTCCACATCCCCTCACGGAGAACAGCAGCCAGTCGACTGTGCTGTGCCACTGGGGCGCATATGGGCTTCTGTGATGATCAcataacactagaacgaccgggatttcactccgaccatattgtgtcaagataatacccagctgagatattaatgcatcacatgtgtttgtatgtctgttaggaaactaactgacaccaaaattaacattttaacaactttaattctgtttttcaaacagtttaaaatggccgctggccaacgcctgtaaatcctgcagcgcctcggtggtagtcatggtgcgtctgtaaccagacatgttggacatcatcacacatcaagttgagactatttctctgcactggaggacgctagtgtgtttctagggcagagcaatgaacttcaccaaggaaatgacgccaccaacacacgtcataaatattcACATGACGCGCACGACCACGCACAAATTacacgcggtcattttgaccgctcatggtctttTTAGGTAAAGCTTAtcttaacttttttgtgcaattgatctaaaactaattttagtgcaaatatatgcaattttagcagcattcagggagtggcaggtctgtgtctttctCTTTCACAAAGTTATTGAACTATGAAAATAcagaacggtcaaaatgaccgcctcggTCGTTCCAGTGAACACGCAGTGAACGTTGTGAATTCACGACACGTTAAATTCAGCTGGCACTTGAACATGGAACACATGTCATTTATATCAGTGCAGACAAGAAGTTATTGCCTTCTAATCTGATATCTACTTTTAATAGCCCTGATGAttttgaaattcaactggcacttgaacatacaggcctgggttttgttattattattattattattattattattattggagaTCTGTAGTTCACAGAGAGAATCtgtgttcaaagttaaaaagaagcttTGAATTTAAATACACTTCCTTTGTGTAGATTTCACATGAATTCCACGATTTTACATCTAAATATCCATCATTACAAGCCTCAGTCTTAAGAGGAAAAAAAGCGATGAAATCGAGATTAATCACACCAAATTGTGCAGTgaattagttgtttttttttaatcaattgaCAGCCCTAAACATTGTATTTACCAGTATATCACCAGCCACAATTAGTGACCGATAATGTAACGAATAATAATGCACGTCAGTGTTATTACTGTCGACAATTTTGTCTCATTAGTGGCGTGGCCGTAATGAAATCCATGTGTAACAAACTTTACTCCAGCTTCTATCATCTCTAATAGCGAAATCAGTCCAGGTGATTTGCACTGACAGCTTGTGTTACTCTTAAATTGTCTCTGAAACTCACAGTGGCCAAAAATaaagaagaaataaataaataaataagaaagaccaaagaggacaAACTGCAGTTTCGGGAAAAACTCGACCACCACCGCAGTCCCTCTGGAACCAGAGCCAAAACCATGCATGCAAAATCATCGCTGATCTAATCAATTTGGGGCTGAGCGTTGATATCCCTACTGTCATAGGAACACAATGCACTCACTGTGTGCAGTTCTGCAGGATATTTAGAAACACTAAGAGCTGAAATACAGTGCATCCATTGTCACTGACGCGTGGCAACCAAACACAAACGCACTCCAAGTTCTTCAAACACAATCCTCTGTTGGTTCAACTTTTGAGAGGGATAAGGAATCCAAGATGCTACCCTACAGCCAAAACAAATCAACCTCATcctctgtgcttttttttttttttttcccctcctgcaATCATTATCCACTCTTTAAACCGGGGATATAAGTGGAGGCCATCCTTAGTGGTAAAGCTATGTCTGGTTCTGGTCGGTTTGTCGTGACCTTCCACACTAAGTCTACTCACGGTGGGTGGTTTTGCCAGCGTTGGTTTTAACTCAACAACACCGTCAACAACGGTGTTCTGCGGCGCTGATGTTCGGCAGCGAGTCTCAGCTGAATAAACGCACCGAACGGGCCAATGTCTCATCAGCGGCATTGCATAAGTGCACGCATCCCTGCCCGGCTCCACGACACCGGCCAATACATTACAACAACACCTCTGGATAATGACAGCCGCACTGGCACACGTGTTTCCAGAATTGTTATGATGGCGACAGATTACGcttaggcccccccccctcccccggggtCAGGGGGTCAGGGATGGTCgcgccctcttcacatagatggcctgtttgactccccgttcaaaccagcgttcctgccTATCAAgcgtgtgcacatcctcatccttgaaaggtggccactggcctgtagatgtggagtcctggtctgacgcgttagctctcctgtgtcgtGCCGTCCAGCTTGCAACTACTCCCCGATCCTCTGCGACTAGTACCCATGACCACTGtgactctagttagtggtcacagtcatttgcatatgaaactgatggttggtttggtcgttatgcctctgtattgttgataagggtgggggtacctgcagtcactgtattgtttataagggtggggacacctaaagtaagtgtattgtttataagggtggggtacctgcagtcactgtattgtttataagggtggggtacctgcagtcactgtattgtttataagggtggggtacctgcagtcactgtattgttgataagggtgggggtacctgcagtcactgtattgtttataagggtggggtacctgcagtcactgtattgtttataagggtggggtacctgcagtcactgtattgtttataagggtggggtacctgcagtcactgtattgtttataagggtgggggtacctgcagtcaggtgagactgaagaggtcactcagatgatgatgaaagattcctctcagtaaatgttgtgtccagatgacctgactaacccttgtgtgtgtgtgtgtgtgtgtgtgtgtctgtgtgtgtctgtgtgtgtgtgtgtgtaaaggggaCAGCCAGCAGGACGGGAGGGCCCATGCTGTTCTGGTACATGTGCTGACGCCTCTGCTTGTGGAACTCCGGCAGGCTAATGTGAAATCACACACGTGACCGGATGTGAGTATACTACCTTTGTTTGGTtgggtgtaaaaaaaacaaagccgGCGTGAAGACCAGAGTCTTCATGAAGACCAGAGTCTTCATGAAGACTCTGGTCTTCATGAAGACCAGAGTCTTCGTTATGCCGTTATTGTGCGATCTCTGTGTAAACGCCATAAGGgagctcttcagtctcaactgactgcaggtgtccccacccttataaacatccatccatccattatcctgctctcagggtggtgaggaggctggggcctatcccagcagccattgggcggcaggcgggaagacaccctggacaggccgccaggccatcacagggcccacccttataaacactacagtggcataacgacccaaaccaacaatcggcttcatgtgcaaatatgggcgtggccagtAACTGGCTTGAAAGGCCACGTGTGCTATTCCCAGAGGACTGGGCAGTAGCCGCCGTCACCGCGTTGTAGGAGGGCGACAGGTGGCGATGTGCACATCTTTGGTAGGGACTCCCTGACTAGGGAGGAATTCTGGTTTGGACGGGGAGTCAAAAGAAGCCATCTGTTGGCTTTCGGGCCCATGGTTTGGGGTTTTTAGGTGAACTAGCCTATCCACCGGGGAGGTTCCCCAAGAACTAGGAACCTCCAAGGGATGGTTTTTCTGCTGGCATTCGCACCGCCAGGGGGCGCTGAAGTGACGTAAGTTGACGGTTAGCATACCAACGTCATTCTGCGCGCgatacaacaccaccaccaccacccacaataacagggcgttcgggtggcgtagcggtctattccgtcgcctaccgacacggggatcgccggttcgagtccccgtgttacctccgacctggtggggcgtccctaccgtctgcgggtgggaagtagaTAAGAGTCGGCTGTAGGTAAGAGCAGTGGCGGcctaagtgggtataatgttatgaagagTCTAAGGGCGCCAGAccagagggggcgccacaacggcgctcacatttttttttatgaatttattactagttttcccccttatcccacccgattgcCCGATGGCGTATGaccagatcttgtcgaagacctctGTGATCCgcgatccacaggaaagagcccgcAGGTTCAGTCTGGGCTGTGGTGGTGTCCCATTCTCTCGTTaggagcattttatatgtaacCTTGTCAAACTAGGAAGACGGACGAGGGGATTGccgggcaagctggtagcatgggaggAAGGTAGAGGAAGcggtttaatgtttagagaagtcaggaaaataagcaaataattatttgattaattaaataaataaagggtgctcagtcatattctttacaggggcgcaaaatccctggcggcacccctgggtaagagtggggtaattggccgagtacaattggggagaaaaggcgggggggggtggTCCAAAACAACTACAACAACAAGATGGAGGAGGCCGGCATTGGAGCTGTTTGTTGTGTGTCTCGGTTTCCATGACAATAAGCTGGAAAGGGGACGTGAGAGTTTAGACTGTGCGGTTGCATAGAGGCGTAACAAAGGCTGGACTTCAGTGTCGGTCCGCTTGTCCGCGTGTTGTTCCGTGTGTAAAGGCTAACGGTACCAGCTGTCCACGACTCAAACAAAATGGCGGTTGCCGGTGCCGCATTGGCTCGTGTGTTCGACCAATCAAGCGTACACGTACGTCTGGGCCAATCACCGTAAACTCGTCACTCAAGGTTCCTCTCGTAGTGCCTACCCGGAAGTAGTCACTAGAAAAAAAGGGTCCCTCGAAACGGCGTTCTAGAAACTACGATCCTGCCCACTTCCTTTGGTGCGGACACAATAAAAACGGGGGTAGTTACTCCAACGGTTCGCAGAACTGTAGAAAAGTTCCTCCGGTCCAAAACCGCctaatgtgaagagggaacgaccgtccctgaaccgggggggggggggctaagagtacatctgtcgccatcttacgatGTTCCCccatgtgaacagtacacatggccgccgtaactctagttaatggccgcGGTAATCTGCGTATGAAACCGATCCGGTCGTTGGTtccggtcgttatgccgctgtactgtttataagggtggggacacctgcagtcagttgacaccgaagaggtcacttatgccccttttccactacatggtaccggctcgactcgacacCTTTGCGCTTccaccgcttcggtatttaaaaaggGTGGTGGCGAGTTCCCACCGATGCAGaggacggtcaactgagcatgcgcgaaatgcctctgccACGCCTCCacgcgccccgcgtagcatccgggcgctaggattctaggaagccccgcccctactctgctccgattagctaactttaacgctaaccccgccctaaccctgacctacccaaacaacggaggcgacgagtacttgagCATGCTCAGCTGACCGTTCTCTGCGTCGACGGGAACTCGCCTCGACCGTTTAAAAGTGCCGGGCGATGTCCCACGCTCGCATTGATGACGCGGTGACGCGTTTCTTCGACCAATCAGAGGCCTGCATTGATttcggtacccgctccagttttgttttttggtaccagaaaagtggtaacagtcaccaaaatgccggtacttcccagtaatggaaaacgaaacaaGGCGAGTCGAGTCcagtcgagctgagccggtaccatgtcgtggaaaaggggcgatagatgagtgaggaaacgtttctGTCGGTgaacgttgggtccagatgaactgattcagctttctgtacAGGAAGTAGCCAcagcagtgacacacacacacacacacacacacacacacacacacacacacacacacacacacacacacacaacacctcgcTCCAACTCGGTACCTATTTCTTAGTTAAAAGTGACACAGATCAGAGTGTTGTATAGTTGTGTGAGCACAAAACCGTTTTTGGGGGGGTTTGGGTTTCAGATGTGGTCCTGGACCAGATCACATCCAACAATCAACTGCAGTTTGTGTGACACAAAGTCGGAATTCGGCGGGTTTGCGtacccttaccccccccccccaacagatctCAAACCAGCGACTCCAGCGTCTTTCAACTGGCTTCCATCAACCCCGTTTTTACCCCAATTATCCCAACCTGTCATAACCACGCCACGGATGCGTTATAACACATCCATGAACCACGCCCATACAGCTACCCCATGCGTCGCAGTCATGTCACGTCATCTCACTGGACCGTAGCGTCACCGAGGCAACGACTGTGACTGACAGGCAGGATGTAGCGCTGCATAGCATGTAGACTGGTATGCCTGAGAAGGGCTGTGTGAGTAGATGTTGTTActattaaccacacacacacacacacacacacacacacacacacacacacacacacacacacacacgtttcaacAAACACACAAATCTCCCACATTCCAACAAATATCCTATTttccttttttatgtttttgtaaAAGTAGCTTGACTGTCATTGTACTATAGGGCACCTCTCACCATCTTTGTCATGctgtacatctctctctctctttatctgtctctcgttttctctctctccctctccctctctctctttctttagctgtctctcattttctctctctccctctctctctctttctttagctgtctctcattttctctcgctctctccctctctctctcattttctctctctccctctccctctccctctctctctctttctttagctgtctctcattttctctctctctctccctctccctctcattttctccctctccctctctctttctttagctgtctctcattttctctcgctctctccctctctctctcattttctctctctccctctctctctctctttctttagctgtctctcattttctctctctctccccctctccctctcattttctctctctccctctccctctctctctctctttctttagctgtctctcattttctctctctctctccctctcattttctctctctctctctctctctctctctctctctctctctctctctctctctctctctctatctctgtctctcattttccctctctccctctccctctctctctctttagctgtctctccttttctctctctccctctctctctctatctgtccctcattttctctctcgctctctttgcccctctccctctttatctatctgtcattttctctctctctctctctctctctctctctctctctctctctctctctctctctctgtctctcattttccctctctccctctccctctctctgtctctttagctgtctctccttttctctctctccctctctctctctatctgtctctcattttctctctcgctctctttgcccctctccctctttatctatctgtcattttctctctctctttatctgtctctcattccccccccccctctgctcctCTCCCTTTTTATCTATCTCTCATTCTCTCCATCAGAGCTTAAATCATGAAGTACTTAGTCAGGCTGGGGGCTATGATTCATTGCCTGTTCACAgcaggtgggggtggtggggggccaTAGGTACATGGAGgttgtgacagagagagggacagagagaaagacagagagagagagagagagagagagagagggagagagagggagagagagagagagagagagagagagagagagagagagagagagagagagggagagagagggagagagagagagagggagagagagagagagagagagagggagagagagagagggagagagagagagagaggtgcaatGTAGGTCACAGAATTCCCCCTCCGCCTCTCCAGCAAATAAGCAACAAGCCTTTTTAGCTCGACAGTGACGTCACGCCGCGTGGCCGTGCGTTCGAGAGCGGGCTGGTGGCCTGTGTGTGGCTGCTGTCCGTTATGAAGGCCAGACGAACGCCACGTAAAACCCCTGCAGGATTCCTCCCAGACGCCTGCAAGACCTTCACCTGCAGGAGCGCCGCCGCCCGCCGCCATTCTGCTGCAGTGAGCggccgtgtgcgtgtgtgtgtgtgtgtgtgtgtgcatgtgtgtgcatgtgtgtgtgtgtgtgtgcgtgtgtgtgtgtgtgcgtgtgtgcagtgaTTGAACGTTTGCAGCCTTTCCCTGAGCGGCACAACCAGTAAGCTCTTTCAGATGAGAAGCTCAGATCAGGGCAGAGACAAACCAGCTGGAGAGTCCCACAGAGTAAACCAGAGCGGGCCAGTTTATGACGAGGAGGCGGGCggaggggggagtgggggggggtgattgggGGGGCAGTTAACGTTGTCTTTTGATCCCGAGTGTGGCTGTTGAAAGGTGTGTTTCTTTTTCAGGCTAATCGTGGACGCCACGTGCACCGTTCACGCTTTAAGAGCCTTTAAGTTCAGGCCGGGGGTCCTGTAGGTTGAGGGGGGTCGGGGGGGTCCTGTAGGTTGAGGTGGGCCGGGGGTCCTGTAGGTTGAGGTGGGCCGGGGGGGTCCTGTAGGTTGAGGTGGGCCGGGGGGGTCCTGTAGGTTGAGGGGGGTCGAGAGTCCTGTAGGTTGAGGTGGGCCGGGGGTCCTGTAGGTTGAGGGGGTCGAGAGTCCTGTAGTTGAGGTGGGCCGGGGGTCCTGTAGGTTGGGGTGGGCCGGGGGTCCTGTAGGTTGAGGGGGGTCGAGAGTCCTGTAGgttgagggggtccgggggtccTGTAGGTTGAGGGGGTCGAGAGTCCTGTAGGTtgagggggtctgggggtccTGTAGGTTGAGGTGGGCCGGGGGTGCTGTAGGTTGAGGGGGTCGAGAGTCCTGTAGGTTGAGGGGGTCCAGGGGTCCTGTAGGTTGATGGGGTCCAGGGGTCCTGTAGGTTGAGGTGGGTCGGGGATCCTGTAGGTTGAGGTGGGCCGGGGGTCCTGTAGCTTGAGGGGGGCCAGGGGTGCTGTAGGTTGAGGGGGGTCGAGAGTCCTGTAGGTTGAGGGGGGTCGAGAGTCCTGTAGGTTGAGGGGGATCGAGAGTCCTGTAGGTTGAGGGGGTCGAGAGTCCTGTAGgttgagggggtccgggggtccTGTAAGTTGAGGTGGGCCGAGGGTCCTCTAGGTTGAGGGGGTCGAGAGTCCTGTAGGTTGAGGTGGGCCGGGGGTCCTGTAGgttgagggggtccgggggtccTGTAGGTTGAGGTGGGCCGGGGGTCCTGTAGGTTGAGGTGGGCCGGGGGTCCTGTAGGTTGAGGGGGTCGAGAGTCCTgtagttgaggggggggggtcgtgttgCACGAAATGAACGTTTCAGAAAGTACTCCACACGGAGCTCGGAGCACACTCCTCGCTACGTGCTCGGCATGCTCGCGACACAGGGCGGAGGAGCGGTGGCTCGCGGGTGGAGTTGTGGAGCGGCGGTGAATGCGGAGTGATTCGTGCCGTGCAGCGGCCCGGGGTAACCGTTACAGGATCAGCCCCGCTCGCTGTGCCAGTGTGCCGGTGCCCTCCCCTCCTGCCCCGCTGGCGGATCCCTGCTCTGATTCTGTTATTACCCCTTAGTAGGCTGCAGCGTGCCGCCCCGCAGCACCCACCCCTGTTAGCGCGGGATAATTAACTCCACATTTCACCAACTCAAGGTACCGAAGTGTGCCAACACTATAGcgaggcacgggggggggggggtctactttTGCAGAGGAAACACAATTACGCCTAAATTGCCAGGTTCAAATCTCTGCGTGTTTATGGAGTTGTTCTCCAAtttgtcagttggagcaagaGAGGAGAGCCGAGACCGTGGAGGGGCGGGGAGCAGATGGAGCAGGCTCcatccgcttcttcttcttcttttcttttttgtttctttccaCCAATCCATCGGCCCCCTAAAACCGCTCTTCGGTCGAGTGTCAAGCGGCGGAGGCCTTGCCAGCGGGCGGCCATCTTCTCTTCCGCAGGGCTCAAACGTGCGGGGCTTTACAGGAGGAAGGAGGTAGTGGTGCCAAGCGACCGCCCCCTTTCTGAAACCcaatcccgcccccccccccgaatcaagATATTCGAGGGCTCCGTAAATGCTCAATAACTGGGCTGTTAAATGTGTGCTGTGTTGGAAAGCTAATGTAATGCCGCAGCATCGGGAGGCTGCAGCCGGGGCAGGGAGGAGGCATCAGCCTTGCGGTTGGCTGATCTTTAgctccagaagaaaaaaaagaagaagaagaagaagaaggagaaaagaaaaagaaaaaaaacagcggcCATCTCCTCCGCCAATCCGAGAACTAAGGCTGGACGAgggagcggggggtgggggtgggggggtttagtGATCATAATTTGGGGGATTTGAATGAAAAACTTCAATGGGAGCGGAACGCGGATAGCTTTCCCC
The window above is part of the Lampris incognitus isolate fLamInc1 chromosome 6, fLamInc1.hap2, whole genome shotgun sequence genome. Proteins encoded here:
- the LOC130113957 gene encoding basic salivary proline-rich protein 2-like, with translation MNNVRWRRKSGPSMFSRVQQSPAGFSRVQQGPAGFSRVQQGSAGSSRVQQGPAESSRVQQGSAESSRVQQGSAGSSRVQQVQQGPAGFSRVQQGSAESSRVQQGPAESSRVQQGSAGVQQSPAGFSRVQQGPAESSRVQQGSAESSRVQAGFSRDSRPPQPTGPPAHLNLQDPRPTSTYRTPGPPQPTGPPAHLNLQDSRPPQPRGPSAHLNLQDPRTPSTYRTLDPLNLQDSRSPSTYRTLDPPQPTGLSTPLNLQHPWPPSSYRTPGPPQPTGSPTHLNLQDPWTPSTYRTPGPPQPTGLSTPSTYSTPGPPQPTGPPDPLNLQDSRPPQPTGPPDPLNLQDSRPPSTYRTPGPPQPTGPPAHLNYRTLDPLNLQDPRPTSTYRTLDPPQPTGPPRPTSTYRTPPAHLNLQDPRPTSTYRTPPTPLNLQDPRPELKGS